TCGCACCATGAGCCGGTTGCTCGGGATCGGCGCCCTGCTGCTGACCCTCGCGATGCCGGCCGCGGCGCAGGACGGCGACCAGCCGGTCCGGTTGCGGCTGTTGCTCGACGACGCGCCGAGCGTCGGGCGGAAGGCGCCGGCCATTGTCCTCCCCTACGCCACGCGGAGCGGTGTCGGGCCAGCCGACCAACCGTTCACCCTGGCCCGCGAGATCGGACGCGTGGTGGTGCTGGTGTTCTATCCGGGCAACTTCACCGCGGCCTCGACCGCCGAGTGGCAGGCGCTGCGGGAGCGGTCGGCTACGCTTGCCCCGGAGGGTGTCGTGCTGGTCGGGATCTCAACCGATTCCCTGGTCTCGCACGTACGATTCGCATCCGACCTCGACTTGCCCTTCAAGTTGCTCAGCGACGCGGATCGCGCCATCATCCAGCGGTACGGTGTTGCGGATGGCCCGCGCGCCCGGCGCGCCGTGGTGGTGGTGGGGGCGGACGGTACCGTGCGCTACCTTGATCCAGCTTTTGCGGTGCTCGACCCCGAGAGCTACGTCCACCTCGCCGCCGCAATCCGGGCGGCCAAGGAGAACCGATGATCCGACGGACCCTGCTGGCGGTCGTGCTGCTGCTCCTGCCGGCCGTGGTGCACGCCCAGGTGGCGGGCGAGGCCAGCGCATCGAAGTGGTTGCTGGAGGATGCGCGCGGGAGCTTCTGCGTCTGGTACCTCGCCGATCCCGCCATCGCGCCGAAGCTGGCGCCCAAGGGAACGGCCTTGACGCCGGCGGGAACGGGCGCCGGCCTCCCGCCGGCGGTCGTTCGGGTCATCCGCGACGAGCCCCAGTTCGCGAGCTGGATCCCGGCGGTCATTTGCGTCGGTCGGTATGGGGCGGTCACGGTGGACGGGGAGACGGCGGGGCGGGCGCGGGACGACCGCAGCATCCTGCTGATGACCCATGCCATCGCCGCCGCCGCGCCGCGAGGGCAGAGCGGCGCTGCCTACTACCTGCTTGAGCTCTCGACCGACAACGGGAACGTCGCCCGACTGGCCGAGGCGGCCGGGATCCGGATCGAACGGCGGGAACTGGACGTCATCCCGGCTCGGGAAGGGCGGGACGACGTCCTGACGATCCGGGTGGAGAAGGCGAAGCTGATCTGGAGCGGGCATGCGACGGGCGAATCCCGTGTCGAAGCGACACAGCCGATGTCATTCGGACTCGCTGGAATGAGGACCAGCAACTGGCGCCTGGACGCCTCCTTCGCGCCGGACACCAGCCGGTTGGTGGTGGGGCAGCTCCGGGTGGAGGGGAAGGATGACCTCGCCAAGGCGCTCAAAGCCTCACCAATTCGGTGGGTTGGGCCGATACTGGCTGGCGGCCGAGGCGAATGGCTGTTCACCCGGGGTGGTGGTCGCTAGGCTGGTCATTTTGAGCACGGAGCTTGCATTAGCGGCCCTCGGCATCGTGCGTCCGGCTCCGGCAACACTAGGGAGCTCGGGACTCGACGCCGGGGGTCGAGTGGTTACAAGTGAATACGGGGCAAGCAGTTGACCCCGGTTCCAGGGCTCGATACCTTTGCAGTGCTGGCCCGGATCCTTCCGTTCGCGCATGGCGTGTCGGATGGATGGCGGTGTCGGAGTGACGCAGGTCTCGGGGTCTGCGTCGTGAGCAACGCTCGTCACCCCGACGACGCCCGTGCGATGGATGCTCGGGCCACGCAGTCGAGTCATGCAGGACCATTGTTCCGAATTGCAGCACAGCAGGACCCATAACAATCCTCAGGGGGAGTAATGCACAAGTTTATGCGCAACTGTCTGACGGCTTCCGTCCTTGCCATCGGCCTCGCGGCCTGCGGCGATGACGTGACCGTCACGCAGCCGCCGGCGCCGCCGGCTGTGCCGAACATCACGTCGTTCTCGGTGGCTCCGGCCGCCGTGACGCTGGTGCCCGGCCAGACCGTCCAGACGTCGTACAATCTGCAGCTTGCGCCGAGCCTTACGGGCACGGTCGCGTACGTCTCGTCGGCGACCACGGTCGCGACGATCAGCGGCAGCGGCTTGATCACCGCCGTCGCCGCGGGTTCGACGGTCATCACCGCGACGGCGACGTCGGGTGGCCAG
The Gemmatimonadota bacterium DNA segment above includes these coding regions:
- a CDS encoding redoxin domain-containing protein, whose translation is MSRLLGIGALLLTLAMPAAAQDGDQPVRLRLLLDDAPSVGRKAPAIVLPYATRSGVGPADQPFTLAREIGRVVVLVFYPGNFTAASTAEWQALRERSATLAPEGVVLVGISTDSLVSHVRFASDLDLPFKLLSDADRAIIQRYGVADGPRARRAVVVVGADGTVRYLDPAFAVLDPESYVHLAAAIRAAKENR